One Denticeps clupeoides chromosome 10, fDenClu1.1, whole genome shotgun sequence genomic window carries:
- the LOC114798547 gene encoding E3 ubiquitin/ISG15 ligase TRIM25: protein MSLSTPVKAEDILAQELSCPICLQLFCNPVVLPCGHNYCLTCIKKATLCENAPKGQSQCPECRRDFGGPDSLQKNFKLSSIVEHFQASLLGGGVRNSDGPKPEVFCDHCQKNSVPGEMSCLHCNVSSCQAHLEHHAQRHSFHNRTFVEPSTEQSWSKCKQHNQVLEYYCGSDRGFLCSTCVAEGDHQNHEVQTFAAAEAEMRHLLEIQSKAVADRLQMTQSLLQTATEGNQGGASAAAAEKLVTQVGKLLDAMKSLANLFQQEMKKHVEQEQRQQQKNWDQCVDLLKDQAQSLCEYQEDITRVLAETAEPLFIIGFLQVEPKLKEVLSSSIPQAPERIAFSAKKLSTSLNSEDFRAEMGQLHQELHSLLNPLELTFNPNTAHVNLLLSKDLQTVKFSSNKQPYQENPERFTTAVQVLCTQGFSNGQHAWVVEVSSQSMWSVGASYRNVPRKGDHSRMGHNSASWRLQWKNKKLTVCHGSNSFALADAPPTPPQRLEVMLDYEGGRLSFYNSKSRKEHLHTFRALFQETLYPAFALHSSNENSWITLQSKV from the coding sequence ATGTCTCTGTCTACTCCGGTCAAGGCTGAGGATATCTTGGCTCAGGAGCTGAGCTGCCCCATCTGCTTGCAGTTGTTCTGTAATCCAGTGGTTCTGCCTTGTGGACATAACTACTGCCTGACCTGCATCAAGAAAGCCACGCTGTGTGAGAATGCGCCCAAGGGACAATCCCAGTGCCCAGAGTGCAGGAGGGACTTTGGGGGTCCAGATTCCCTGCAGAAGAACTTCAAGCTCAGCAGCATTGTGGAGCATTTCCAAGCATCCTTACTTGGCGGTGGAGTAAGAAACAGCGATGGACCAAAACCAGAAGTGTTCTGCGATCATTGCCAGAAGAACTCTGTGCCGGGTGAAATGTCTTGCCTGCACTGCAATGTGTCCTCATGCCAGGCTCACCTAGAACATCATGCCCAAAGGCACTCCTTCCACAACCGCACCTTTGTAGAACCTTCTACTGAGCAAAGCTGGAGCAAATGCAAACAGCACAACCAGGTATTGGAATACTACTGTGGCAGCGATCGCGGTTTCTTGTGCAGTACCTGTGTAGCAGAAGGGGACCATCAAAACCACGAGGTGCAGACCTTTGCTGCCGCTGAGGCTGAGATGCGGCACCTGCTGGAGATTCAAAGTAAGGCGGTAGCTGACCGCCTGCAGATGACACAGAGCCTTCTACAAACAGCAACGGAGGGCAATCAGGGTGGtgcctctgcagcagcagcagagaagcTTGTTACTCAGGTCGGGAAATTGCTAGATGCTATGAAGTCACTGGCAAACCTCTTCCAACAGGAAATGAAGAAGCATGTAGAACAGGAACAGCGCCAGCAGCAGAAGAATTGGGACCAGTGCGTAGATCTGCTGAAAGACCAGGCCCAGAGTCTTTGTGAGTATCAGGAAGATATCACCAGGGTGCTGGCTGAGACAGCTGAGCCACTTTTCATCATTGGCTTTTTGCAAGTTGAGCCCAAGTTGAAGGAAGTACTGTCCAGTTCCATTCCACAAGCACCAGAACGCATCGCCTTCAGTGCCAAGAAACTCAGTACCAGCCTGAACAGTGAGGACTTTCGTGCCGAGATGGGTCAGCTCCATCAGGAGCTGCATAGCCTCCTAAACCCACTGGAACTGACTTTCAACCCCAACACGGCACACGTCAACCTCCTGCTCTCTAAAGACCTCCAAACTGTCAAATTCAGCTCCAACAAGCAGCCCTACCAGGAGAACCCAGAGCGCTTCACCACCGCTGTGCAAGTGCTGTGCACTCAGGGCTTCTCCAACGGGCAACATGCTTGGGTGGTGGAGGTCAGTAGCCAGAGCATGTGGTCAGTGGGTGCAAGCTACAGGAACGTGCCGAGGAAGGGTGACCACAGTCGCATGGGCCACAACTCGGCGTCGTGGCGGCTGCAGTGGAAAAACAAGAAGCTCACTGTGTGCCATGGTTCCAACAGCTTCGCTCTGGCTGATGCTCCACCTACACCCCCACAGAGGCTGGAGGTCATGTTGGATTATGAGGGGGGAAGGCTGAGCTTCTACAACAGCAAAAGTCGTAAGGAGCACCTGCATACATTTAGGGCTCTCTTTCAAGAAACTCTGTATCCAGCATTCGCGCTGCACTCCAGTAACGAAAACTCCTGGATTACTCTACAATCAAAAGTGTAA
- the emc1 gene encoding ER membrane protein complex subunit 1 isoform X1, translated as MSALVCRVVAFFCLLRASAAVFEDQVGKFDWRQQFVGNVRFAAFDAHSQASKKLLVATEKNIFASVNSRTGELFWRHVDKTGQDGQIDAMLVHGQDAVLVVGNGRLLRSWETNIGGLNWEVVMDTGSFQTAQLIGLADIVKFVAVLKKSAISLHYLSNGHQKWVENLPDSDTVQYQTVYSSGNGDVFVLGLVPHSHIVVVAYNIEDGEIMKQVSVEAPWITSLDSSCAVVGSAVLLCVDPVSSSLYTLQLNAEGRAEFVHIPLQSLDLEAEAGFHPVVIATQPHPARVPLKEFFLQLGPERFILLQLKDGAIAPLRDFNPANLVAFATTGEKTVAAVMSPKNETACSINLFSADTGRRLLDTTVTYNLDPNGGKLNRLFVLAFLKKDDSVGYRALVQTEDFALTFLQQPGRVVWVREEALADVVTMEMVDLPLTGTQAELEGEFGKKAAIQDGLLAMVLKRLSSQLILLQAWIGHLWKLFYDARKPRSHVKNEVTIETLARDEFNLQKMMVMVTASGKLFGIDSKSGTILWKHYLQNVQPNAAFKLMVQRTTAHFPHPPQCTLLIKDKDTGLGSLHVFNPIFGKKSHIALPTLPRPIQQSLLLPIMDQDYTKVLMLIDDQYKVTAFPSTKNVLQQLQEMASSIFFYLVDSSQGTLSGFRLRKDLSTELMWEVVIPAEVQKITLVKGKRANEHVHSQGRVMGDRSVLYKYLNPNLLAVVTESTDTHPERSFIGVFLIDGVTGRIIHEAVQRKARGPVHLVHSENWVVYEYWNTKSRRNEFSVLEQYEGTELYNSSVFSSLDRPHPPQVLQQSYIFPSPINTLEATLTEKGITSRHLLVGLPSGAILSLPKMFLDPRRPEVVSEQSREENLIPYAPEMPIRTEWFINYNQTVSRVKGIYTAPSGLESTCLVVAYGLDIYQTRVFPSKQFDVLKDDYDYMLISSVLLGLFFATMISKRLAEVKLLNRAWR; from the exons ATGTCAGCGCTCGTGTGCAGAGTTGTGGCGTTTTTTTGTTTGCTACGGGCCAGTGCGGCTGTGTTTGAAGACCAGGTCGGGAAGTTTGACTG GAGACAGCAGTTTGTGGGAAATGTCCGCTTCGCTGCCTTTGACGCTCATTCTCAGGCATCTAAAAAGCTGCTTGTAGCCACAGAGAAGAACATATTTGCCTCAGTGAACTCCAGAACAGGAGAGCTCT TTTGGCGTCATGTAGATAAGACGGGACAAGATGGGCAAATCGATGCCATGTTGGTTCATGGACAAG ATGCAGTTTTGGTGGTGGGAAATGGCCGTTTGCTCCGTTCCTGGGAGACCAACATTGGGGGTCTGAATTGGGAAGTAGTGATGGACACCGGGAG CTTTCAGACGGCTCAGTTGATTGGACTTGCAGACATTGTGAAGTTTGTGGCTGTGTTGAAGAAATCCGCCATTTCTCTCCATTACCTCTCCAACGGCCATCAGAAATGGGTCGAGAATCTTCCAGACAG TGACACTGTGCAGTATCAGACTGTGTATTCCAGTGGGAATGGCGACGTCTTTGTCCTGGGCTTGGTTCCACATTCCCACATTGTTGTTGTGGCTTATAACATTGAAGATGGAGAGATAATGAAACAG GTATCAGTTGAAGCCCCATGGATCACTAGTTTGGATTCCAGCTGTGCTGTGGTTGGATCAGCGGTCCTGCTGTGTGTGGATCCAGTTAGCAGTTCCCTCTACACCCTCCAGCTAAATGCAGAGGGTCGGGCCGAGTTTGTACATATTCCGCTACAG TCCCTGGACTTGGAGGCAGAGGCTGGATTTCACCCTGTGGTCATCGCCACCCAACCACACCCTGCTCGCGTTCCCCTCAAAGAGTTCTTCCTGCAACTTGGTCCTGAGAGATTTATTCTGTTGCAACTGAAAGATGGTGCCATCGCCCCCCTCAGGGATTTTAACCCG GCCAACCTTGTAGCATTTGCAACAACTGGTGAGAAAACTGTTGCAGCGGTCATGTCCCCAAAGAATGAAACG GCCTGTTCTATCAACCTTTTCTCTGCTGACACTGGACGGAGGCTTCTGGACACAACTGTCACATATAACTTGGATCCAAATGGAGGGAAACTGAACAGG ttgtTTGTCCTGGCGTTCCTCAAGAAAGATGACTCAGTGGGCTACAGAGCACTGGTGCAAACTGAAGATTTTGCCCTCACCTTCCTCCAGCAGCCTG GCCGAGTGGTGTGGGTGAGGGAGGAAGCACTTGCTGATGTTGTTACCATGGAAATGGTTGACCTGCCACTGACGGGAACACAGGCGGAGCTGGAGGGTGAATTTGGGAAAAAAGCAG CCATTCAAG ATGGACTGTTGGCGATGGTGCTGAAGCGTCTCTCTTCCCAGCTTATACTGCTGCAGGCGTGGATTGGTCACCTGTGGAAGCTCTTTTATGATGCCCGCAAGCCACGCAGCCATGTGAAGAATGAGGTGACCATTGAGACACTTGCACGTGATGAGTTTAACCTGCagaagatgatggtgatggtgacagCATCTGGCAAG CTTTTTGGTATTGATAGCAAATCTGGAACCATCCTGTGGAAGCACTACCTACAGAACGTTCAGCCTAATGCTGCTTTTAAACTGATGGTGCAGAGAACCACAGCACATTTCCCTCACCCCCCTCAATGCACGCTGCTGATTAAAGATAAG GACACAGGTCTGggctctcttcatgtcttcaatCCCATCTTCGGTAAGAAGAGCCACATTGCTCTGCCCACTCTACCCCGCCCCATTCAGCAGTCCTTGTTGCTGCCAATTATGGATCAGGATTACACCAAGGTCCTTATGCTTATTGATGATCAATATAAG GTCACTGCCTTCCCATCCACCAAGAATGTATTGCAACAGCTGCAGGAGATGGCTTCCTCCATCTTCTTCTACCTGGTTGACTCCAGTCAGGGAACATTGTCTGGCTTCCGACTGCGCAAG gaCCTGTCCACTGAGTTGATGTGGGAGGTTGTCATCCCTGCTGAGGTTCAGAAAATTACACTGGTCAAAGGGAAGCGTGCTAACGAGCACGTGCACTCTCAGGGGCGCGTCATGGGCGACCGCAGCGTGCTCTATAAG TATCTGAACCCAAATCTGCTGGCAGTTGTGACTGAgagtacagacacacacccgGAGCGTAGTTTCATTGGGGTCTTCCTGATTGATGGGGTGACTGGTCGTATAATTCATGAAGCTGTGCAGAGGAAGGCCCGTGGGCCTGTTCACCTTGTGCACTCTGAGAACTGGGTGGTG TATGAGTATTGGAACACCAAATCTCGCAGGAATGAGTTTTCTGTGCTGGAGCAATATGAGGGCACAGAGTTATACAACAGCTCCGTGTTCAGTTCTCTGGATCGGCCCCACCCTCCGCAGGTGCTGCAGCAATCTTATATCTTCCCTTCCCCCATCAACACGCTGGAAGCCACCCTCACTGAGAAAGGCATCACTAGCCGCCACTTGCTTG TGGGACTTCCATCAGGAGCAATTCTTTCTTTACCCAAAATGTTTCTGGACCCACGAAGACCAGAGGTGGTTTCTGAACAGAGCCG AGAGGAGAATCTTATTCCTTATGCACCAGAGATGCCTATCAGAACTGAGTGGTTTATAAACTATAACCAGACAGTGTCAAGAGTTAAAGGAATCTACACTGCCCCCTCTGGCCTGGAGTCCACTTGTCTG GTGGTGGCATATGGACTGGATATCTACCAGACACGCGTATTCCCGTCAAAGCAGTTTGATGTGTTGAAGGACGATTATGACTATATGCTGATCAGTAGCGTGCTGCTTGGACTCTTTTTCGCCACCATGATCAGCAAGCGCCTGGCGGAGGTTAAACTACTTAACCGGGCATGGCGGTAA
- the emc1 gene encoding ER membrane protein complex subunit 1 isoform X2 has translation MSALVCRVVAFFCLLRASAAVFEDQVGKFDWRQQFVGNVRFAAFDAHSQASKKLLVATEKNIFASVNSRTGELFWRHVDKTGQDGQIDAMLVHGQDAVLVVGNGRLLRSWETNIGGLNWEVVMDTGSFQTAQLIGLADIVKFVAVLKKSAISLHYLSNGHQKWVENLPDSDTVQYQTVYSSGNGDVFVLGLVPHSHIVVVAYNIEDGEIMKQVSVEAPWITSLDSSCAVVGSAVLLCVDPVSSSLYTLQLNAEGRAEFVHIPLQSLDLEAEAGFHPVVIATQPHPARVPLKEFFLQLGPERFILLQLKDGAIAPLRDFNPANLVAFATTGEKTVAAVMSPKNETACSINLFSADTGRRLLDTTVTYNLDPNGGKLNRLFVLAFLKKDDSVGYRALVQTEDFALTFLQQPGRVVWVREEALADVVTMEMVDLPLTGTQAELEGEFGKKADGLLAMVLKRLSSQLILLQAWIGHLWKLFYDARKPRSHVKNEVTIETLARDEFNLQKMMVMVTASGKLFGIDSKSGTILWKHYLQNVQPNAAFKLMVQRTTAHFPHPPQCTLLIKDKDTGLGSLHVFNPIFGKKSHIALPTLPRPIQQSLLLPIMDQDYTKVLMLIDDQYKVTAFPSTKNVLQQLQEMASSIFFYLVDSSQGTLSGFRLRKDLSTELMWEVVIPAEVQKITLVKGKRANEHVHSQGRVMGDRSVLYKYLNPNLLAVVTESTDTHPERSFIGVFLIDGVTGRIIHEAVQRKARGPVHLVHSENWVVYEYWNTKSRRNEFSVLEQYEGTELYNSSVFSSLDRPHPPQVLQQSYIFPSPINTLEATLTEKGITSRHLLVGLPSGAILSLPKMFLDPRRPEVVSEQSREENLIPYAPEMPIRTEWFINYNQTVSRVKGIYTAPSGLESTCLVVAYGLDIYQTRVFPSKQFDVLKDDYDYMLISSVLLGLFFATMISKRLAEVKLLNRAWR, from the exons ATGTCAGCGCTCGTGTGCAGAGTTGTGGCGTTTTTTTGTTTGCTACGGGCCAGTGCGGCTGTGTTTGAAGACCAGGTCGGGAAGTTTGACTG GAGACAGCAGTTTGTGGGAAATGTCCGCTTCGCTGCCTTTGACGCTCATTCTCAGGCATCTAAAAAGCTGCTTGTAGCCACAGAGAAGAACATATTTGCCTCAGTGAACTCCAGAACAGGAGAGCTCT TTTGGCGTCATGTAGATAAGACGGGACAAGATGGGCAAATCGATGCCATGTTGGTTCATGGACAAG ATGCAGTTTTGGTGGTGGGAAATGGCCGTTTGCTCCGTTCCTGGGAGACCAACATTGGGGGTCTGAATTGGGAAGTAGTGATGGACACCGGGAG CTTTCAGACGGCTCAGTTGATTGGACTTGCAGACATTGTGAAGTTTGTGGCTGTGTTGAAGAAATCCGCCATTTCTCTCCATTACCTCTCCAACGGCCATCAGAAATGGGTCGAGAATCTTCCAGACAG TGACACTGTGCAGTATCAGACTGTGTATTCCAGTGGGAATGGCGACGTCTTTGTCCTGGGCTTGGTTCCACATTCCCACATTGTTGTTGTGGCTTATAACATTGAAGATGGAGAGATAATGAAACAG GTATCAGTTGAAGCCCCATGGATCACTAGTTTGGATTCCAGCTGTGCTGTGGTTGGATCAGCGGTCCTGCTGTGTGTGGATCCAGTTAGCAGTTCCCTCTACACCCTCCAGCTAAATGCAGAGGGTCGGGCCGAGTTTGTACATATTCCGCTACAG TCCCTGGACTTGGAGGCAGAGGCTGGATTTCACCCTGTGGTCATCGCCACCCAACCACACCCTGCTCGCGTTCCCCTCAAAGAGTTCTTCCTGCAACTTGGTCCTGAGAGATTTATTCTGTTGCAACTGAAAGATGGTGCCATCGCCCCCCTCAGGGATTTTAACCCG GCCAACCTTGTAGCATTTGCAACAACTGGTGAGAAAACTGTTGCAGCGGTCATGTCCCCAAAGAATGAAACG GCCTGTTCTATCAACCTTTTCTCTGCTGACACTGGACGGAGGCTTCTGGACACAACTGTCACATATAACTTGGATCCAAATGGAGGGAAACTGAACAGG ttgtTTGTCCTGGCGTTCCTCAAGAAAGATGACTCAGTGGGCTACAGAGCACTGGTGCAAACTGAAGATTTTGCCCTCACCTTCCTCCAGCAGCCTG GCCGAGTGGTGTGGGTGAGGGAGGAAGCACTTGCTGATGTTGTTACCATGGAAATGGTTGACCTGCCACTGACGGGAACACAGGCGGAGCTGGAGGGTGAATTTGGGAAAAAAGCAG ATGGACTGTTGGCGATGGTGCTGAAGCGTCTCTCTTCCCAGCTTATACTGCTGCAGGCGTGGATTGGTCACCTGTGGAAGCTCTTTTATGATGCCCGCAAGCCACGCAGCCATGTGAAGAATGAGGTGACCATTGAGACACTTGCACGTGATGAGTTTAACCTGCagaagatgatggtgatggtgacagCATCTGGCAAG CTTTTTGGTATTGATAGCAAATCTGGAACCATCCTGTGGAAGCACTACCTACAGAACGTTCAGCCTAATGCTGCTTTTAAACTGATGGTGCAGAGAACCACAGCACATTTCCCTCACCCCCCTCAATGCACGCTGCTGATTAAAGATAAG GACACAGGTCTGggctctcttcatgtcttcaatCCCATCTTCGGTAAGAAGAGCCACATTGCTCTGCCCACTCTACCCCGCCCCATTCAGCAGTCCTTGTTGCTGCCAATTATGGATCAGGATTACACCAAGGTCCTTATGCTTATTGATGATCAATATAAG GTCACTGCCTTCCCATCCACCAAGAATGTATTGCAACAGCTGCAGGAGATGGCTTCCTCCATCTTCTTCTACCTGGTTGACTCCAGTCAGGGAACATTGTCTGGCTTCCGACTGCGCAAG gaCCTGTCCACTGAGTTGATGTGGGAGGTTGTCATCCCTGCTGAGGTTCAGAAAATTACACTGGTCAAAGGGAAGCGTGCTAACGAGCACGTGCACTCTCAGGGGCGCGTCATGGGCGACCGCAGCGTGCTCTATAAG TATCTGAACCCAAATCTGCTGGCAGTTGTGACTGAgagtacagacacacacccgGAGCGTAGTTTCATTGGGGTCTTCCTGATTGATGGGGTGACTGGTCGTATAATTCATGAAGCTGTGCAGAGGAAGGCCCGTGGGCCTGTTCACCTTGTGCACTCTGAGAACTGGGTGGTG TATGAGTATTGGAACACCAAATCTCGCAGGAATGAGTTTTCTGTGCTGGAGCAATATGAGGGCACAGAGTTATACAACAGCTCCGTGTTCAGTTCTCTGGATCGGCCCCACCCTCCGCAGGTGCTGCAGCAATCTTATATCTTCCCTTCCCCCATCAACACGCTGGAAGCCACCCTCACTGAGAAAGGCATCACTAGCCGCCACTTGCTTG TGGGACTTCCATCAGGAGCAATTCTTTCTTTACCCAAAATGTTTCTGGACCCACGAAGACCAGAGGTGGTTTCTGAACAGAGCCG AGAGGAGAATCTTATTCCTTATGCACCAGAGATGCCTATCAGAACTGAGTGGTTTATAAACTATAACCAGACAGTGTCAAGAGTTAAAGGAATCTACACTGCCCCCTCTGGCCTGGAGTCCACTTGTCTG GTGGTGGCATATGGACTGGATATCTACCAGACACGCGTATTCCCGTCAAAGCAGTTTGATGTGTTGAAGGACGATTATGACTATATGCTGATCAGTAGCGTGCTGCTTGGACTCTTTTTCGCCACCATGATCAGCAAGCGCCTGGCGGAGGTTAAACTACTTAACCGGGCATGGCGGTAA